One segment of Bradyrhizobium sp. CB2312 DNA contains the following:
- the serB gene encoding phosphoserine phosphatase SerB, whose protein sequence is MSLVATLICHPDNPALDSTIVDGARAVLPKAQPAHWLFDGVAVDIPFGAQDNLEGDRHAIEQRLRELRGDLPIDIVVQPVGFRRKKLFLADMDSTMIGQECIDELADLVGMKAHVAAITERAMRGEIEFEPALRERVALLKGLPASVVDEVLDKRITLTPGGRALVATMRKHGAYTCLVSGGFTLFTSAVAAKIGFQENRANELVVRDGKFTGEVKEPILGRAAKLATLVDLMESFDLDDIDSVVVGDGANDLAMIQAAGLGVAYHAKPAVAAAAAARIDHGDLTALLYAQGYRRDEFVEA, encoded by the coding sequence ATGTCCCTCGTCGCCACGCTGATCTGCCACCCCGACAATCCCGCGCTCGACTCTACCATCGTCGACGGCGCCCGCGCCGTGCTGCCGAAGGCGCAACCGGCGCACTGGCTGTTCGACGGGGTTGCGGTCGATATTCCGTTCGGCGCGCAGGATAACCTCGAAGGCGACCGTCACGCCATCGAGCAGCGGCTCCGCGAGCTGCGCGGCGACCTGCCCATCGACATCGTGGTGCAGCCTGTCGGCTTCCGGCGCAAGAAACTTTTTCTCGCCGACATGGATTCCACCATGATCGGCCAGGAATGCATCGACGAGCTCGCCGATCTCGTCGGGATGAAGGCCCATGTCGCCGCCATCACGGAACGGGCGATGCGCGGCGAGATCGAGTTCGAGCCGGCGCTGCGCGAACGCGTCGCGCTGCTGAAGGGTCTTCCCGCCAGCGTGGTCGACGAGGTGCTGGATAAGCGCATCACGCTGACCCCAGGCGGCCGCGCGCTGGTCGCGACCATGCGTAAACATGGCGCCTACACCTGCCTGGTCTCCGGCGGCTTCACCCTGTTCACCAGCGCGGTCGCCGCCAAGATCGGCTTCCAGGAGAACCGCGCCAACGAGCTCGTCGTGCGCGACGGCAAGTTCACCGGCGAGGTCAAGGAGCCGATCCTCGGCCGCGCGGCAAAACTCGCGACGCTGGTGGATCTGATGGAATCGTTCGACCTCGACGACATCGACTCCGTCGTGGTCGGCGACGGTGCCAATGACCTCGCGATGATCCAGGCGGCGGGCCTGGGCGTTGCGTATCACGCCAAGCCGGCGGTCGCCGCGGCTGCGGCGGCACGGATCGATCACGGTGATCTCACCGCGCTGCTGTATGCGCAGGGCTACCGGCGCGACGAGTTTGTGGAAGCGTAG
- the miaA gene encoding tRNA (adenosine(37)-N6)-dimethylallyltransferase MiaA, with protein sequence MSEGHTSKAVLIAGPTASGKSALALELALSAGGTVINADSMQVYRDLRIITARPTHGEEARAPHRLYGHVDAAVNFSAGAWVSDAAKALEETQVEGRLPIFIGGTGLYFKALTAGLSVVPPIPADVREDVRARLERNGVEALHAELARRDPRAAERLNLRDRTRIARALEVIEATGRSLLDWHHEGQPPLLPRDSYRAVFLAPERDELYARIDARFDAMLGAGALKEVERLAARQLDPLLPAMKAHGVPALIRHLRGELSLEDAATIGRADTRHYAKRQFTWFRHQLPEFEWVKLEEARGWLAAAVNAARDEN encoded by the coding sequence GTGAGCGAGGGGCATACGAGCAAGGCCGTGCTTATCGCAGGCCCGACCGCCAGCGGCAAGTCGGCGCTGGCGCTGGAGCTTGCCCTCAGCGCCGGCGGCACCGTCATCAATGCCGATTCCATGCAGGTCTACCGCGACCTCCGCATCATCACGGCACGCCCCACCCATGGCGAGGAGGCGCGCGCGCCGCACCGGCTCTACGGCCATGTCGATGCGGCCGTGAATTTCTCGGCCGGTGCCTGGGTGAGCGATGCAGCCAAGGCGCTCGAAGAGACGCAAGTGGAAGGCCGCCTGCCGATCTTCATCGGCGGCACCGGGCTCTATTTCAAGGCGCTGACGGCGGGCCTCTCCGTGGTGCCTCCGATCCCTGCTGATGTGCGCGAGGACGTGCGCGCCCGGCTGGAGCGGAACGGCGTCGAGGCGCTGCATGCGGAACTCGCGCGCCGCGATCCGCGTGCGGCCGAGCGATTGAACCTGCGCGACCGGACCCGGATCGCGCGCGCGCTCGAAGTGATCGAGGCGACCGGCCGCTCGTTGCTGGATTGGCACCATGAGGGCCAGCCGCCGCTCTTGCCCAGGGACAGTTATCGCGCGGTGTTCCTCGCGCCCGAGCGCGACGAGCTCTATGCCCGCATCGATGCGCGTTTCGACGCGATGCTGGGTGCCGGTGCGCTGAAGGAGGTCGAGCGACTGGCCGCCCGCCAGCTCGATCCGCTGCTCCCGGCGATGAAGGCCCATGGCGTGCCGGCGCTGATCCGGCATCTGCGCGGCGAGCTTAGCCTGGAGGACGCCGCCACGATCGGACGCGCCGACACCCGCCACTATGCGAAGCGGCAATTCACCTGGTTTCGGCATCAGCTCCCCGAATTCGAGTGGGTGAAGCTCGAGGAGGCGAGGGGATGGCTCGCCGCCGCCGTGAACGCGGCCCGGGACGAGAATTAA
- a CDS encoding acetolactate synthase 3 large subunit: protein MSDKSHDPNQMTGAAMIVRALIDHGVTDIFGYPGGAVLPIYDEIFQQSEVQHILVRHEQGAGHAAEGYARSTGKPGVALVTSGPGATNMVTPLTDALMDSIPLVCISGQVPTHLIGNDAFQECDTVGITRPCTKHNWLVRDVNDLAKVLHEAFYVATSGRPGPVLVDVPKDVQFATGTYHPPRKSDVHRSYAPRVKGDATQIRKAVSLLANAKRPVIYSGGGVINSGPEATKLLRELVEVTGFPITSTLMGLGAYPASGKNWLGMLGMHGTYEANMTMHDCDVMLCVGARFDDRITGRVDAFSPGSKKIHIDIDPSSINKNIRVDVPIIGDCGNVLGDIIQVFKAEAKKPDIKSWWQQITQWRARNSLYYKKSNDVILPQHAIQSLFEATRGKDTYITTEVGQHQMWAAQFYGFEEPHRWMTSGGLGTMGYGLPAAVGVQVAHPDSLVIDIAGDASVQMTMQEMSTAVQYELPIKIFILNNQYMGMVRQWQQLLHGNRLSHSYSEALPDFVKLAEAYGAVGLQVHKPADLEGAIKEMISVKRPVLFDCRVAALENCFPMIPSGKAHNEMLLPEQANDEATAKAFAGGKALV from the coding sequence ATGAGCGACAAGAGCCACGATCCGAACCAGATGACCGGCGCCGCGATGATCGTCCGCGCGCTCATCGATCACGGCGTGACCGACATCTTCGGCTATCCCGGCGGCGCGGTGCTTCCGATCTATGACGAGATCTTCCAGCAGAGCGAGGTCCAGCACATCCTGGTCCGCCACGAGCAGGGCGCGGGCCACGCCGCCGAGGGCTATGCGCGCTCGACCGGCAAGCCGGGCGTTGCGCTGGTGACCTCCGGCCCCGGCGCCACCAACATGGTGACGCCGCTGACCGACGCGTTGATGGACTCGATCCCGCTGGTCTGCATCTCCGGCCAGGTGCCGACGCATTTGATCGGCAACGACGCCTTCCAGGAATGCGACACGGTCGGCATCACGCGGCCCTGCACCAAGCACAACTGGCTGGTCCGCGACGTCAACGATCTCGCCAAGGTGCTGCACGAGGCGTTCTATGTCGCCACCTCGGGCCGTCCCGGCCCGGTGCTGGTCGACGTGCCCAAGGACGTGCAGTTCGCGACCGGCACCTATCATCCGCCGCGCAAATCCGACGTGCACCGCTCTTACGCCCCGCGCGTGAAGGGCGATGCGACGCAGATCCGGAAAGCCGTTTCGCTGCTCGCGAATGCCAAGCGTCCGGTGATCTACAGCGGCGGCGGCGTCATCAATTCCGGCCCGGAGGCCACCAAGCTCTTGCGCGAGCTGGTCGAAGTCACGGGCTTCCCGATCACCTCCACGCTGATGGGGCTCGGCGCCTATCCGGCCTCGGGCAAGAACTGGCTCGGCATGCTCGGCATGCACGGCACCTACGAGGCCAACATGACGATGCATGATTGCGACGTCATGCTGTGCGTCGGCGCGCGCTTCGACGACCGCATCACCGGCCGTGTCGATGCGTTCTCGCCCGGCTCGAAGAAGATCCACATCGACATCGATCCGTCCTCGATCAACAAGAACATCCGTGTCGACGTGCCGATCATCGGCGACTGCGGCAACGTGCTCGGCGACATCATCCAGGTGTTCAAGGCGGAGGCGAAGAAGCCGGACATCAAGTCGTGGTGGCAGCAGATCACGCAGTGGCGCGCCCGCAATTCGCTCTATTACAAGAAGAGCAACGACGTCATCCTGCCGCAGCACGCGATCCAGAGCCTGTTCGAGGCCACGCGCGGCAAGGACACCTACATCACGACCGAGGTCGGCCAGCACCAGATGTGGGCGGCGCAGTTCTACGGTTTCGAGGAGCCGCACCGCTGGATGACGTCGGGCGGGCTCGGCACCATGGGCTACGGCCTGCCGGCCGCGGTCGGCGTGCAGGTTGCCCATCCCGATAGCCTCGTCATCGACATCGCGGGCGATGCCTCGGTGCAGATGACGATGCAGGAGATGTCGACGGCAGTTCAGTACGAGCTGCCGATCAAGATCTTCATCCTCAACAACCAGTACATGGGCATGGTGCGGCAGTGGCAGCAGCTGCTGCACGGCAACCGGCTGTCGCATTCCTACTCGGAGGCGCTGCCGGACTTCGTCAAGCTCGCGGAGGCCTATGGCGCCGTCGGCCTGCAGGTGCACAAGCCCGCCGATCTCGAGGGCGCCATCAAGGAGATGATCTCGGTCAAGCGCCCGGTGCTGTTCGACTGCCGTGTCGCGGCTCTCGAAAACTGCTTCCCGATGATCCCCTCCGGCAAGGCGCATAACGAGATGCTGCTGCCCGAGCAGGCCAATGACGAGGCGACGGCGAAGGCGTTCGCCGGCGGCAAGGCGCTGGTGTGA
- a CDS encoding threonine dehydratase, with translation MFDLTELERAHAIVGQAVPATPARGWPLLAERLGTEVIVKHENHTPIGAFKVRGGLVYLDRLKRERPNTPGIISATRGNHGQSLAFAASRHGVPAVIYVPSGNSVEKNRAMRAFGAELVEHGEDFQAAREEAERRAQFAGLHMVPSFHPDLVLGVATYALELFRSAPDLDILYVPIGQGSGICGCIMARDLLGLKTEIVGVQSTEAPSYALSFAAGTIVTTETANTLADGMATRIPDEDALALIRKGASRIVQVTDDEVAAAIRAYWTDTHNLAEGAGAAALAAALQEKSKLKGKRVGLVLSGGNIDFDLFKRWVIA, from the coding sequence ATGTTCGACCTGACGGAGCTCGAGCGCGCACATGCGATCGTGGGGCAGGCGGTGCCGGCGACGCCGGCGCGCGGCTGGCCGCTGCTCGCTGAGCGTCTCGGCACCGAGGTCATCGTCAAGCACGAAAACCATACGCCGATCGGCGCCTTCAAGGTGCGCGGCGGGCTGGTCTATCTCGACCGGCTGAAGCGCGAGCGGCCGAACACGCCAGGCATCATCTCGGCGACGCGCGGCAATCACGGCCAGAGTCTCGCATTCGCGGCGAGCCGACACGGCGTGCCCGCGGTGATCTACGTGCCATCAGGCAATTCGGTCGAGAAGAATCGGGCGATGAGGGCGTTCGGCGCCGAGCTGGTCGAGCACGGCGAGGATTTCCAGGCCGCCCGCGAGGAGGCCGAGCGCCGCGCGCAGTTCGCAGGGCTCCACATGGTGCCGTCGTTCCACCCGGACCTCGTGCTGGGCGTTGCGACCTACGCGCTCGAGCTGTTCCGCTCGGCGCCCGATCTCGACATCCTCTATGTGCCGATCGGGCAGGGCTCCGGCATCTGCGGCTGCATCATGGCGCGCGATCTGCTGGGCCTGAAGACCGAGATCGTCGGCGTGCAGTCGACGGAAGCGCCGTCCTATGCGCTGTCATTCGCGGCCGGCACGATCGTGACGACCGAGACGGCCAATACGCTCGCCGACGGCATGGCGACACGTATCCCTGACGAGGATGCGCTGGCGCTGATCCGCAAGGGCGCCTCGCGCATCGTGCAGGTCACCGACGACGAGGTCGCCGCCGCCATTCGCGCCTACTGGACCGACACGCATAATCTCGCCGAAGGCGCCGGCGCAGCCGCGCTCGCCGCGGCGTTGCAAGAAAAGAGCAAGCTGAAGGGCAAGCGCGTCGGTCTCGTGCTGTCCGGCGGCAATATCGATTTCGATCTGTTCAAGCGATGGGTGATCGCATGA
- the ilvN gene encoding acetolactate synthase small subunit — MSQPASAYFIEDRHDPNETHTLAVLVQNEPGVLARVIGLFSGRGYNIESLTVSETEAQKHLSRITIVTTGTPMVIEQIKHQLDRMIPVYRVVDMTQTKRSIERELAMVKVRGQGEHRVEALRLADAFRARVIDATTESFVFEITGNTDKINQFIDLMRPLGLVEVSRTGVAAIGRGPEGM, encoded by the coding sequence ATGAGCCAGCCTGCATCCGCTTACTTCATCGAGGACCGTCACGATCCCAACGAGACGCACACGCTCGCGGTGCTCGTGCAGAACGAGCCTGGCGTGCTCGCGCGCGTGATCGGCCTGTTCTCGGGGCGCGGCTACAACATCGAGAGCCTCACCGTCTCGGAGACCGAGGCCCAGAAGCACCTGTCGCGCATCACCATCGTCACGACGGGCACGCCGATGGTGATCGAGCAGATCAAGCACCAGCTCGACCGCATGATCCCGGTCTACCGCGTCGTCGACATGACCCAGACCAAGCGCTCGATCGAGCGTGAGCTGGCGATGGTCAAGGTGCGCGGGCAGGGTGAGCATCGGGTCGAGGCGCTGCGGCTCGCGGATGCGTTCCGCGCCCGCGTGATCGACGCCACTACCGAGAGCTTTGTGTTCGAGATCACAGGCAACACGGACAAGATCAATCAGTTTATCGACCTGATGCGCCCGCTCGGCCTTGTCGAGGTGTCGCGCACTGGCGTTGCCGCGATCGGTCGCGGGCCTGAAGGGATGTGA